A region of uncultured Desulfobacter sp. DNA encodes the following proteins:
- the fliF gene encoding flagellar basal-body MS-ring/collar protein FliF, with translation MNPVIEKIITMVKEMSMVRKALLGGLVLVVVAGFITMFVWANRATYKAAYSSLSQEDAAAVVEMLKSSKTPYRLTGDGTTILVPEAMVYDVRLTMAKEGIPKGSGVGYEIFDKTEFGTTEFVQKINKKRALQGELARTIAAFEAVKDAKVMIVLPKESVFVEETKQPSASILLELVADLKKEEVAAIAHLVASSVQDLTPKLVTIVDTAGRILFEGKSEEEQARIDAESLADAQYQYKVRFEENLTRRIQTMLERIVGTDKAIVRVNSEMDFSKNSMNEEIYDPFERGGEFIRSRKNRAEKVVQLDEQIGIPSSVNPITDENQTGDKNREKVNKSDDTVNYEISRRVRETQKPMAELTRLSVAAVIDGKYEFQKDDNGEMKRVYMPRSTQEMQQFQSIVTKAMGYNEERNDQVSMECFPFVSIGDMQGTQDKLTGWRMVQKEYGRLIANLLLVFVLFLFIIRPIIKTVRDIKVTVEQEALPSPEEVALLETEAKEPTFIEMNADQQREFFELMTDEQKEEFISKMNRAERNAYLANMTEQEKARYYAQKDLVKSINIIKGWLAEVEDEDQGEE, from the coding sequence ATGAATCCCGTAATTGAAAAAATAATTACCATGGTCAAAGAGATGAGCATGGTCCGGAAAGCCCTCCTGGGCGGACTGGTTCTGGTTGTGGTGGCAGGGTTTATCACCATGTTTGTATGGGCCAACAGAGCAACATATAAAGCCGCATATTCCAGTTTGAGCCAGGAAGACGCCGCCGCTGTGGTTGAAATGTTAAAATCTTCCAAGACGCCCTATCGCCTGACCGGTGACGGAACCACCATTCTTGTACCGGAGGCCATGGTGTATGATGTTCGGTTGACCATGGCCAAGGAAGGTATTCCCAAAGGCTCCGGGGTGGGGTACGAAATTTTTGATAAAACCGAATTCGGGACCACCGAATTTGTTCAGAAAATCAATAAGAAACGGGCGCTCCAGGGCGAGCTGGCACGTACCATTGCCGCATTTGAGGCTGTCAAGGATGCCAAGGTCATGATTGTGTTGCCCAAGGAATCTGTTTTCGTAGAGGAAACCAAACAGCCTTCGGCATCCATTTTGCTGGAACTGGTCGCAGATCTCAAGAAAGAAGAAGTGGCCGCCATTGCACATCTGGTGGCCTCTTCCGTCCAGGATCTGACCCCCAAGCTTGTCACCATCGTGGATACTGCCGGCCGAATTCTTTTTGAGGGAAAATCCGAAGAAGAACAGGCCCGGATTGACGCAGAGAGCCTTGCAGATGCCCAGTATCAGTATAAGGTTCGGTTTGAAGAGAATCTGACGCGCAGAATTCAGACCATGCTTGAGCGCATCGTGGGAACGGATAAAGCCATTGTCCGGGTTAATTCGGAAATGGATTTTTCCAAAAACAGCATGAATGAAGAAATTTATGATCCCTTTGAGCGGGGCGGGGAATTCATACGCAGCCGGAAAAACAGAGCTGAAAAAGTTGTACAACTTGATGAACAGATCGGCATCCCGTCATCTGTCAACCCCATCACTGATGAAAATCAGACCGGCGATAAAAATCGGGAAAAGGTCAATAAAAGTGATGATACGGTCAATTACGAAATCAGCCGGCGGGTCAGGGAGACCCAGAAACCCATGGCTGAGCTCACAAGGCTTTCAGTGGCGGCTGTGATTGACGGCAAATATGAGTTTCAAAAAGACGACAATGGGGAGATGAAACGGGTCTATATGCCCAGGTCCACCCAAGAGATGCAGCAGTTTCAAAGCATTGTAACCAAGGCCATGGGATATAATGAGGAACGCAACGACCAGGTTTCCATGGAGTGCTTTCCCTTTGTCTCCATCGGTGATATGCAGGGAACACAGGATAAACTTACGGGCTGGCGCATGGTCCAGAAGGAATACGGGCGTCTCATTGCCAATTTACTGCTGGTGTTTGTATTGTTCCTGTTCATCATCCGGCCGATCATTAAAACCGTTCGCGACATCAAGGTGACCGTGGAACAGGAAGCCCTGCCTTCACCGGAAGAGGTTGCCCTGCTTGAGACCGAGGCAAAGGAACCTACCTTTATTGAGATGAATGCCGATCAGCAGCGCGAATTCTTTGAGCTGATGACCGATGAGCAGAAGGAAGAGTTCATTTCAAAAATGAACAGAGCCGAGCGCAACGCATACCTGGCCAATATGACGGAGCAGGAAAAGGCCCGGTATTATGCACAAAAAGACCTGGTGAAATCCATAAATATCATCAAGGGATGGCTCGCTGAAGTAGAAGACGAAGATCAAGGGGAGGAATAA